A stretch of the Acidisarcina sp. genome encodes the following:
- a CDS encoding MFS transporter: MHEFLQLLSRNRNYRFMWMGQIVSEIGDNFNNIAVFSLAMALTHSGLVVTGVLLARAVPAITMGPLAGVLLDRFDRKRIMIASDLMRALVALGFIFALTSHRIWVLYLFSALLMVASPFFTAGRSAILPTIANPEEIHTANSLTQTTQWMTLTIGTFLGATVVAIGYKWAFVFNAGSFVFSAWCIWHLCAPDASGFRAKNKVLAEEEVIRPWHEYREGLRYMRSVPLVLAIALLAVGWATGGGAAQILFTLFGEVVFNRGASGIGIIWGCAGLGLLAGGALANWLGRRLSFNAYKLTVFIDYVVHGGAYVLFSRAQRFDMALLFIFVSRSGIAVNSVLNYSYLLRTVADRYRGRVFATIETLTWTMMMISMMGAGIASTRYSPRSIGIVAGLLSSTTAIFWGWANWTGRLPLPTMEASKDPMAKAPPDPAI; this comes from the coding sequence ATGCACGAATTCCTCCAACTACTCAGCCGAAACCGCAATTACCGCTTTATGTGGATGGGCCAGATTGTCAGCGAGATTGGCGACAATTTCAACAATATCGCCGTCTTCTCATTGGCCATGGCGCTCACTCATTCCGGCCTGGTCGTCACCGGAGTCCTGTTAGCCCGTGCAGTTCCCGCCATCACGATGGGCCCGCTCGCAGGTGTGCTGCTGGACCGGTTCGACCGCAAGCGAATCATGATTGCCAGCGATCTGATGCGGGCACTGGTCGCACTCGGCTTTATTTTTGCTCTCACGTCGCACCGCATCTGGGTGCTGTATCTCTTCAGCGCTCTGCTCATGGTCGCGTCGCCCTTCTTCACGGCGGGTCGTTCGGCAATCCTGCCGACAATCGCCAACCCGGAAGAGATCCACACCGCCAACTCGCTGACTCAGACTACGCAGTGGATGACGCTCACAATCGGAACCTTTCTGGGCGCCACCGTCGTCGCCATCGGATACAAGTGGGCTTTCGTTTTCAATGCCGGCTCGTTTGTCTTTTCCGCCTGGTGCATCTGGCACCTGTGCGCACCGGATGCATCCGGTTTTCGTGCGAAGAACAAGGTGCTGGCTGAAGAAGAGGTGATCCGCCCCTGGCACGAATACCGCGAGGGCCTTCGTTACATGCGCTCCGTGCCACTTGTGCTGGCCATCGCATTGCTCGCTGTTGGTTGGGCCACCGGCGGCGGCGCGGCGCAGATTCTCTTCACGCTCTTTGGCGAGGTAGTCTTCAATCGCGGAGCTTCAGGCATTGGGATCATCTGGGGCTGTGCCGGCCTGGGCCTGCTGGCCGGAGGAGCACTGGCGAACTGGCTCGGCAGGCGGCTTTCCTTCAACGCCTACAAGCTCACCGTCTTTATCGACTATGTCGTTCACGGAGGCGCGTATGTTCTCTTTAGCCGTGCGCAACGATTCGATATGGCCCTGCTCTTCATCTTCGTTTCGCGCAGTGGCATAGCCGTGAACTCTGTTCTGAATTATTCGTATCTCCTGCGCACCGTCGCCGACCGATATCGTGGACGCGTCTTCGCTACCATCGAGACGCTGACCTGGACCATGATGATGATATCGATGATGGGAGCCGGAATCGCTTCCACACGCTACAGCCCGCGGTCGATCGGCATAGTTGCGGGATTGCTCAGTTCCACCACCGCAATCTTTTGGGGCTGGGCAAACTGGACCGGACGCCTTCCTCTTCCCACTATGGAAGCGTCAAAGGATCCAATGGCGAAGGCGCCTCCAGACCCTGCCATTTAA
- a CDS encoding non-oxidative hydroxyarylic acid decarboxylases subunit D: MTAEKYPMCPRCETDKTEVLTKSPDPGVWVVYRCPVCFFAWRSTEPDFITDAKKYNPNFKFAPEDMDTFQIVPTVPELIKK, from the coding sequence ATGACCGCTGAGAAATATCCCATGTGCCCACGTTGCGAAACAGACAAGACCGAAGTGCTGACGAAATCTCCTGATCCGGGAGTGTGGGTTGTCTATCGATGCCCCGTTTGTTTCTTCGCCTGGCGATCCACGGAGCCGGACTTCATTACGGATGCTAAAAAATACAACCCCAACTTCAAATTTGCTCCGGAAGATATGGATACATTCCAGATCGTGCCAACGGTGCCGGAACTGATTAAGAAGTAG
- a CDS encoding non-oxidative hydroxyarylic acid decarboxylases subunit C, translating to MAYRDLREFLSVLEKNGQLLRITDPVLPEPDLGSAACAGTKLGDQSPALFFENIKGYKTAKVAMNVHASWPNHALAIGMPKDTPLKEQFFEFVRRYQTYPGTIEKRTDAPWKEVVVDKDINLYDLMPLLRINSGDGGFYIDKATVVSRDLDDWDNVDTQNCGMYRLEVKGRNRIGIQPVPEHDIAIHLARAEEQGKDLPVAICLGNDPLMSIVSGMPILYNQSEYKMASALQGAPYPVTTTELKGLDAPWGSEFVLEGKILSRVREAEGPFGEFTGHYSGGRRMPVIEIERVSHRKNPIFEHLYLGMPWTEIDYLLGINTGAPLYVQLKETFPEVVSVNALYTHGLVVIVSTKRRFGGFAKSVGLRVLSTPHGMGYAKVVIVVDETVDPYNLPQVMWAISTKFNPQFDLVVLPGMPVLSLDPGSDPEGMTYKMVIDATTPLPPETHGHYSQELRDPSGTQEWMKKITDMIAQKGGSR from the coding sequence ATGGCATACAGGGATTTACGCGAATTTCTCAGCGTCCTGGAAAAGAATGGGCAATTGCTCAGGATCACAGATCCTGTTCTACCCGAGCCTGACCTCGGCTCTGCCGCGTGTGCTGGAACGAAACTGGGCGACCAATCGCCCGCGCTGTTTTTCGAGAACATCAAGGGCTATAAGACGGCGAAGGTTGCGATGAACGTGCACGCGTCCTGGCCCAATCATGCACTCGCAATCGGTATGCCCAAGGACACGCCTCTCAAGGAACAGTTCTTTGAGTTCGTGAGGAGATACCAGACCTATCCAGGAACGATCGAGAAGCGTACCGACGCGCCATGGAAGGAAGTTGTCGTCGATAAGGACATCAACCTGTACGACCTGATGCCTCTTCTCCGCATTAATAGCGGCGATGGCGGTTTTTATATCGACAAGGCAACGGTCGTGTCGCGCGATCTCGACGACTGGGACAACGTAGACACGCAGAATTGCGGAATGTACCGGCTCGAAGTAAAGGGGCGCAATCGGATTGGCATTCAGCCTGTTCCGGAACATGACATCGCGATTCACCTTGCGCGAGCAGAAGAGCAAGGCAAGGATCTGCCAGTTGCGATCTGCCTCGGCAACGATCCGCTGATGAGCATTGTCTCCGGCATGCCGATCCTGTACAACCAGTCGGAATACAAGATGGCGAGCGCTTTGCAAGGTGCTCCATATCCGGTTACCACAACCGAGTTGAAGGGCCTCGATGCGCCCTGGGGATCCGAGTTCGTCCTCGAAGGAAAGATTCTTTCCAGGGTAAGAGAGGCCGAAGGACCATTCGGCGAGTTTACCGGTCACTATTCCGGAGGGCGCCGCATGCCCGTGATCGAGATCGAGCGAGTCTCGCACCGCAAGAACCCGATCTTCGAACACCTCTACCTGGGCATGCCCTGGACAGAGATCGACTACCTGCTTGGCATTAATACTGGAGCTCCGCTCTACGTGCAACTCAAGGAGACCTTCCCGGAGGTTGTCTCCGTCAATGCTCTTTATACGCATGGGCTAGTGGTGATCGTCTCCACCAAGCGGCGCTTTGGAGGATTCGCCAAGTCGGTCGGCCTGCGCGTATTGTCCACTCCACACGGGATGGGCTATGCCAAGGTCGTCATCGTTGTGGATGAGACGGTCGATCCCTACAATCTCCCGCAGGTGATGTGGGCAATTTCAACCAAATTCAATCCGCAGTTTGATCTCGTTGTCCTTCCAGGCATGCCCGTGCTTTCGTTAGATCCAGGATCGGATCCAGAGGGGATGACCTACAAGATGGTGATCGATGCGACGACTCCCCTTCCGCCTGAGACTCACGGTCATTACAGCCAGGAGCTTCGCGATCCATCCGGCACCCAGGAATGGATGAAGAAGATAACCGACATGATTGCTCAAAAGGGAGGTTCACGATGA